A single window of Plasmodium malariae genome assembly, chromosome: 8 DNA harbors:
- the PmUG01_08062900 gene encoding fam-l protein, producing MGKKQKTIIFINFFGFILLSWICSFYIDVSMFNISLDKYCEIKKILKTRNYRLLGKYTHNMDLNFICTKEEIPNIGLNIRNDICNNEESVKTQMKQSNGSSPGNTRGHKKHMKNKTCTFETKKYSHMEKKIFKELDYQDFLKNNRTISDKLYKKVIIKKYRLRFALPLVLFLLFSLGLILDFTCNCGLRRGLYKLLRFSLGLSIMTKFHCYLKTAVGSFFKYTNGNNSSEDFYITPFFDFLIYCVLFFIFGITLISGIIYYHKKVKKFEKIKFRKR from the exons atgggaaaaaaacaaaagacaatcatatttattaatttttttgggTTTATCCTTTTATCTTGGATATGTTCTTTTTACATTGATGtt agcATGTTCAATATATCATTGGATAAGTACTGCGAGATTAAGAAAATACTAAAAACAAGGAATTATAGATTACTAGGAAAGTATACACATAATATggatttaaattttatatgtacaaaagaagaaatacCAAATATTGGATTAAATATTAGAAAcgatatatgtaataatgaagaaaGTGTGAAAACACAAATGAAGCAGTCAAATGGAAGTTCACCAGGAAATACAAGAGGtcataaaaaacatatgaaaaataaaacttgtacgtttgaaacaaaaaaatattctcatATGGAGAAAAAGATATTCAAGGAACTTGATTATCaggattttcttaaaaacaacAGAACAATTAGTGATAAGTTGtacaaaaaagtaataattaaaaaatacagattACGGTTTGCTTTGCCTTTAgtattgtttttattgttcTCATTAGGACTAATATTAGATTTTACTTGTAATTGTGGCCTTAGGAGGGGGTTATATAAGTTATTGAGATTTTCATTAGGTCTGTCAATAATGACGAAGTTTCACTGTTATTTGAAAACCGCTGTAGGCTCGTTTTTCAAGTATACCaatggtaataatagtagtgaagatttttatataacaccgttttttgattttctaatatattgcGTACTCTTCTTTATATTTGGTATAACTCTTATATCaggaattatttattaccataaaaaagtaaaaaaatttgaaaaaattaaatttaggaAAAGGTAA